The window CTATGGAATTGGCCGTTTACGGGATCATCGAAGACGAGGCATCTTACTGGGGTGAAATTCCTGGGCTTCAAGGAGTTTGGGCACGACACAAATCCCTTGAAGGATGCCGCCGCGAGTTGCGCGAAGCCCTGAGTGACTGGCTTGCTCTCCGGCTGCGCATGGGGCTGAACATTACGATCGTTTGGGGCCCGAGCTGTAATAAGCCGTCACGATCGCTTTCGCCTTGACTGTCATTTCATGAATCGCCCGGTGTCCGAAATCGACGATCTTCTCCGGATGCCCCAGGGCCCAGGCGGCATCCGTATCGCCTCCTTGATGACCGGTGTCGGTGGATGCAGAAGCATAACCGTGACGCACGGCATCAGCCAGGGCCGCATACCTGATCGATCCCGCGAATCCACCGTTTCCTATACCCTGGAATTTGCCATTCCATCCGGATGTCGGCATCCAGATTTCAAACTGTACGTCTGAATCGCCGGTCGGCTTAATGGCACCCCCGACGCGACAAAACCTGGGCAGATTGTTCAACCGCGGACCGCGCCCGGATATGAACGATCCGTCGGTAACTACCTGGGCGCTCGTGATTGTAGTATCTGGAAGTGAGAGCTGAGTGAGGGCATCACAATTCTGACCAACAGCCGGAATGGTTGCGAACATCATGACTTCCATAATCCCCAATAG of the Terriglobia bacterium genome contains:
- a CDS encoding tannase/feruloyl esterase family alpha/beta hydrolase — protein: MRSHWILLGIMEVMMFATIPAVGQNCDALTQLSLPDTTITSAQVVTDGSFISGRGPRLNNLPRFCRVGGAIKPTGDSDVQFEIWMPTSGWNGKFQGIGNGGFAGSIRYAALADAVRHGYASASTDTGHQGGDTDAAWALGHPEKIVDFGHRAIHEMTVKAKAIVTAYYSSGPKRS